A window of Microcystis aeruginosa FD4 contains these coding sequences:
- a CDS encoding GUN4 domain-containing protein — MTYKTIAIYEQSYQLPVFKNRYLKNFQKIIKERRKLIQEGVRYHYYFGKIIKRKEKITQQEILIETQLLIKDYNLLINGLEIYQDGYYRFLLQLSDNLKILFSQKYQELKILDYERIKLEIKNNNNQNILNQLKLEKQENFRAILLLGKTSFLMLRKTKLLGEGVQKLAEDTQKQKKIVQAIIQELKIYEELNHYQLKSQRVRQEIADLAQNAINFETYLQDYFAPFQLLIEEVIKVDEEFYATVGEIKYLVDNIFPPQPNLLETSDSAINSEFLLNFMANGYEKEARLKEAFSSDQFNDYLFNESEWSEQFISLEKTINKLSDHLAEQEVCQKDAIPKTPLAIVVSQFTQNNLHKSSSSKNPPTSPNILTQESADLDYNQLQDLLRKQQWQAADRQTTKLLLKILGKTYWNEVYPQDIAQLPCSDLKKIDQLWLHYSNGHFGFSIQQAIFSSLGGLVDYETQKKLGDRLGWRQQGQWLNYEQLNFQLEPNSPLGHLPVHWLIFEENLCYPSAEVADNQNSLAFWRVGNWLLWQLHLVLSKIQACGIIPLSDL, encoded by the coding sequence ATGACCTATAAAACAATTGCCATTTATGAGCAAAGCTATCAACTTCCTGTTTTTAAAAATAGATACTTAAAGAATTTTCAGAAAATCATCAAGGAACGTCGGAAATTAATTCAAGAAGGAGTTCGCTACCATTACTATTTTGGTAAGATTATTAAACGAAAAGAAAAAATTACTCAACAAGAAATCTTGATTGAGACTCAGTTATTAATTAAAGACTATAATTTATTAATTAACGGACTAGAAATCTATCAAGACGGATATTATCGTTTTTTACTACAACTGAGTGACAATCTCAAAATTTTATTTTCCCAAAAATATCAAGAATTAAAAATCTTAGACTACGAGAGAATAAAGTTAGAAATTAAAAATAATAATAATCAAAATATTCTCAATCAACTCAAGCTAGAAAAACAGGAAAATTTTCGGGCAATTTTGCTACTGGGAAAAACATCTTTTTTGATGTTGAGAAAAACTAAATTACTAGGAGAAGGAGTTCAGAAATTAGCCGAGGATACTCAAAAGCAGAAAAAAATTGTGCAAGCAATTATTCAAGAACTCAAAATTTATGAGGAATTGAATCATTATCAACTCAAATCTCAACGAGTTCGCCAAGAAATTGCTGATCTTGCCCAAAATGCGATTAATTTTGAAACCTACCTACAGGACTATTTTGCTCCTTTTCAATTATTAATAGAAGAAGTCATTAAGGTGGACGAAGAATTTTATGCAACAGTTGGAGAAATTAAGTATTTGGTAGATAATATTTTTCCACCTCAGCCTAATCTCTTAGAAACATCAGATTCCGCCATAAATTCTGAGTTTTTGCTAAATTTTATGGCGAATGGTTACGAGAAAGAAGCAAGGTTAAAAGAGGCTTTTTCCTCTGATCAATTTAATGATTACTTATTCAATGAAAGTGAATGGTCAGAACAATTTATTTCCCTAGAAAAAACCATCAATAAATTATCTGATCATTTAGCAGAACAAGAGGTTTGTCAAAAAGACGCTATCCCGAAAACTCCCCTGGCAATAGTTGTCTCTCAATTCACTCAAAACAATCTTCACAAATCTTCTAGTTCTAAAAATCCCCCGACTTCCCCAAATATCTTGACTCAAGAATCGGCTGATCTTGATTATAATCAATTACAAGATTTGCTAAGAAAGCAACAGTGGCAAGCGGCTGATCGCCAAACAACCAAACTACTATTAAAAATCTTGGGTAAGACCTACTGGAATGAGGTTTATCCCCAAGATATTGCTCAATTACCTTGTTCGGATCTGAAAAAAATTGATCAACTTTGGCTTCATTATAGTAATGGTCATTTCGGGTTTAGTATTCAGCAAGCCATTTTCTCTAGTCTCGGTGGTTTAGTGGATTATGAAACCCAAAAGAAACTTGGCGATCGCCTAGGTTGGCGGCAGCAGGGTCAATGGCTCAATTATGAGCAACTAAACTTTCAATTAGAGCCGAATTCTCCCCTCGGTCATTTACCCGTTCATTGGTTGATTTTTGAAGAAAATCTTTGTTACCCATCTGCCGAGGTTGCTGACAATCAAAACTCCCTAGCTTTCTGGAGAGTTGGCAATTGGTTATTGTGGCAACTTCACCTGGTTTTAAGCAAAATTCAAGCCTGTGGAATTATTCCTCTGTCTGACTTGTGA
- a CDS encoding IS630-like element ISMae29 family transposase (programmed frameshift), translating into MPKKKYIVDLTDSERTELEQLTKKGKIAAYKMNHARILLLADINQQEGGWTDSKISEALNVAQATIERVRQRFVESGIESSLTRKKQEHRRAKIIDGEKEAYLIAIACSETPTGRAKWTLQMLADKMVELEYVEKISRETIRKTFKKNELKPWLNQSWVIPPKESAEFVCAMEDVLDIYHSEYDQQNPWLCFDESCKQLVKETKEKIPAEPREPERYDYQYERNGVANMFMFFEPLQGWRHVEVTQQRTASDYAHQMKYLVDERYPDAQKIRVIQDNLNTHVKASLYKAFEPEEAKRILDKLEFHYTPKHGSWLNMAEIELSVLNRQCLDRRIPDMDSLKQEIKAWEENRNEKSNSVDWRFTTADARIKLKKLYPSIQT; encoded by the exons ATGCCGAAGAAAAAATATATTGTAGATCTAACAGACTCCGAAAGAACTGAACTCGAGCAGCTAACCAAGAAAGGAAAAATAGCAGCTTACAAAATGAACCATGCCAGAATACTACTTTTAGCAGACATCAATCAACAGGAAGGTGGTTGGACTGACTCGAAAATTAGTGAAGCCTTAAATGTTGCTCAAGCCACCATTGAGAGAGTACGACAAAGATTTGTCGAGTCAGGAATTGAATCATCATTAACTCGAAAAAAGCAAGAACATCGCCGTGCCAAAATTATCGATGGGGAAAAGGAAGCATATCTGATTGCCATCGCTTGTAGTGAAACACCAACGGGACGAGCAAAATGGACACTTCAAATGCTGGCAGATAAAATGGTCGAACTTGAATATGTGGAAAAAATATCACGAGAAACCATCAGAAAAACCT TTAAAAAAAATGAATTGAAACCATGGCTGAATCAATCATGGGTCATTCCCCCAAAAGAATCAGCGGAGTTTGTCTGTGCGATGGAAGATGTCTTGGATATTTATCATAGTGAGTATGACCAGCAAAATCCTTGGCTGTGTTTTGATGAGAGTTGTAAACAATTAGTCAAAGAAACAAAAGAGAAAATACCAGCCGAACCGAGAGAACCAGAAAGGTATGACTATCAATATGAGCGTAATGGTGTAGCCAATATGTTTATGTTTTTTGAACCATTACAAGGTTGGCGACATGTAGAAGTTACACAACAAAGGACGGCGAGCGATTATGCACACCAAATGAAATATTTAGTTGATGAGCGTTATCCCGATGCCCAGAAAATTAGAGTAATTCAAGACAACTTAAATACTCATGTAAAAGCCTCATTATATAAAGCCTTTGAACCGGAAGAGGCCAAGAGAATTTTAGATAAACTCGAATTTCATTACACTCCCAAACATGGCAGCTGGTTAAATATGGCAGAAATTGAGTTGAGCGTTTTGAATCGTCAATGTCTCGATCGTCGTATCCCAGACATGGATAGTTTAAAACAAGAAATTAAGGCATGGGAAGAAAATCGAAATGAAAAGTCAAATTCAGTTGACTGGAGATTTACTACTGCTGATGCTCGTATTAAGTTAAAAAAACTCTATCCCTCAATTCAAACTTGA
- a CDS encoding ABC transporter ATP-binding protein/permease, with product MSAKVPQDRSTTNIISDVSKFWHSVKLIAAPYWYPTESGGRTFSDVIQAWAMLILLIGAILAVVGLNAFNSFVSNYLVDVILEKSDFDKFVKTLVVFAVGLLFVTLLVGLLKFLRKRIALDWYAWLNDWILNKYLHNRAYYRINFKSDIDNPDQRLSQEIEPITSKALSFFAVALENVLDMITFLVILWSISSSVAIILVVWTILGNVIAIYFNQALNKITQEELELKANYNYALTHIRNHAESIAFFEGENQELNIIQRRFNKLLDSAKRKIDWERGTEIFSRGYQAAIQVFTFVILGPLYINSEGISFGQVGQACLAANLFATALAELISEFGTSAQFSSYVERLSQFSQALEEVIKQPENLSTIKTIEENQFSFEDVTLQTPDYEQVIVENLSLSVQPGQGLLIVGPSGRGKSSLLRAIAGLWNAGTGRLVRPPLEEVLFLPQRPYIILGTLREQLLYPNRNQETNEIRLREVLQEVNLQNLLNRVNSFDTEEPWENILSLGEQQRLAFARVLITRPSFTILDEATSALDLNNEENLYRQLQKTHTTFISVGHRESLFNYHQWVLELSSNSHWQLLTVEEYRRQKVKEIINISVDNSQTRLEDLPNQETEVNPKINSAGEPPPESPTTTILTEVEEGLSHAQMKELSDYSLSSIRSKASQGKSITGKDGLTYRYDKDPKILKWLRV from the coding sequence ATGTCCGCCAAAGTCCCTCAAGATCGATCGACGACTAATATTATCTCCGATGTCAGCAAATTTTGGCACAGTGTCAAGCTGATCGCTGCTCCCTATTGGTATCCTACCGAGTCGGGGGGAAGGACTTTTTCCGATGTGATCCAAGCTTGGGCAATGCTCATCCTACTAATCGGGGCAATCCTAGCGGTTGTAGGCTTAAATGCCTTCAATAGCTTTGTTAGTAATTACTTAGTTGATGTCATTCTTGAAAAAAGTGATTTTGATAAATTTGTCAAAACTTTGGTAGTTTTTGCGGTTGGACTGCTCTTTGTCACCCTTTTAGTTGGCTTGCTTAAATTTCTCAGAAAAAGAATCGCCCTGGATTGGTATGCTTGGCTCAATGACTGGATTCTCAACAAATATTTGCATAATCGCGCCTATTACAGAATTAATTTTAAATCCGATATCGACAACCCAGATCAGCGTTTATCCCAGGAAATTGAGCCGATTACCAGTAAAGCTCTCTCCTTTTTTGCCGTTGCCCTGGAAAATGTCCTAGATATGATCACTTTTTTAGTGATTCTCTGGTCAATTTCTTCCTCTGTCGCCATTATTTTAGTCGTTTGGACAATTCTCGGTAACGTCATTGCTATCTATTTTAACCAAGCTTTAAATAAAATTACTCAAGAAGAATTAGAACTTAAGGCTAACTACAATTATGCTCTAACCCACATTCGTAATCATGCGGAGTCAATCGCTTTCTTTGAGGGAGAAAATCAGGAATTAAATATTATTCAGCGGCGATTTAATAAACTCTTAGACAGCGCTAAACGTAAAATTGATTGGGAGAGAGGCACAGAAATTTTTAGTCGGGGCTATCAGGCGGCAATTCAAGTATTTACTTTTGTCATTTTGGGTCCTTTGTATATCAATAGTGAGGGCATTAGTTTCGGACAGGTCGGGCAAGCCTGTTTAGCGGCTAATTTGTTTGCTACGGCGCTGGCGGAATTAATTAGTGAATTTGGCACTTCGGCACAATTTAGCAGTTATGTTGAACGTCTATCGCAATTTTCCCAAGCCTTAGAAGAAGTCATTAAACAACCCGAAAATTTAAGCACGATTAAAACCATCGAAGAAAACCAATTTTCCTTTGAAGATGTCACCTTGCAAACTCCCGATTATGAACAGGTGATTGTCGAAAACCTCTCCCTTTCTGTTCAGCCCGGACAAGGTTTATTAATTGTCGGGCCGAGTGGTCGGGGTAAAAGTTCCTTGCTACGCGCTATCGCCGGTTTATGGAATGCCGGAACTGGCCGATTAGTTCGTCCCCCCCTAGAAGAAGTATTGTTTCTGCCCCAACGTCCCTATATAATATTAGGAACCTTGCGAGAACAGTTACTTTATCCCAATCGTAATCAAGAAACCAATGAGATAAGATTGAGGGAAGTTTTGCAAGAAGTCAATCTCCAAAATTTACTAAATCGAGTTAATAGCTTTGATACAGAAGAGCCTTGGGAAAACATTTTGTCCCTGGGAGAACAACAACGTTTGGCTTTTGCTAGGGTATTAATTACCCGTCCCAGTTTTACTATCCTCGATGAAGCCACAAGTGCTTTGGACTTAAACAATGAGGAAAATTTATATCGGCAATTGCAGAAAACTCACACAACTTTTATTAGTGTCGGACATCGGGAAAGTCTCTTTAACTATCATCAATGGGTTTTAGAACTCTCTAGTAATTCCCATTGGCAACTGCTTACAGTGGAGGAATATCGCCGACAAAAAGTGAAAGAAATTATTAATATTTCTGTCGATAATTCTCAAACTAGGCTCGAAGATTTACCGAATCAGGAAACCGAGGTCAATCCTAAAATCAATTCTGCCGGGGAACCCCCCCCCGAATCGCCAACAACAACAATCTTAACAGAAGTCGAAGAGGGACTTTCCCATGCACAAATGAAGGAATTAAGCGACTATTCCCTCAGTAGCATTAGAAGCAAAGCCAGTCAGGGAAAATCAATTACGGGGAAAGACGGACTGACCTATCGCTATGACAAAGACCCTAAAATCTTAAAATGGCTAAGAGTTTAG
- a CDS encoding DUF6014 family protein: MNQTLVNQQQLFQEIVQDIEQNKIAIAAKKLRQQEADSCEIPAQWLWKTAAALETNDWSILSEDFINLNFIGKNGYFLMIAPYRINRQGERQLTLSAIYGKIHQNSQPSIEQLESLTREKFGSLRQPIPRNLSFTEIASCGTVKGEKGEAFIVPHRWTFPNSVQGPALNNASEQKRRFSGSSYECIRKIFEPETADLLLGPLEDQINGERYRHLDTQFHEAGHASGLGFDLKLKNKLFQNYTYAGVEEWRSDSLGFEFADCALPAEEAGKLVAVNFCIRFGLDAHRLGGLEKDVDVHASLISLEYLLQNDAIYLTKNGQLALRNVSYPGLLKAVEMHRTKALSLTRRELNLNSLTGLFALYKVDIHPATQLIFQGLIVERCRGIWSELQ; the protein is encoded by the coding sequence ATGAATCAAACCCTGGTTAATCAACAACAGTTGTTCCAAGAAATCGTCCAAGATATCGAGCAAAATAAAATTGCAATCGCGGCGAAAAAACTGCGTCAACAGGAAGCAGATAGCTGTGAAATTCCGGCTCAGTGGCTCTGGAAAACAGCAGCAGCTTTGGAAACCAACGACTGGAGCATTTTATCAGAAGATTTCATTAATCTGAATTTTATCGGCAAAAATGGTTATTTTCTGATGATTGCTCCCTATCGCATCAATCGTCAGGGAGAACGACAACTCACTTTGAGTGCAATTTACGGAAAAATCCACCAAAATAGTCAACCTTCTATCGAACAACTAGAAAGCTTGACTCGTGAAAAATTTGGCAGTCTAAGACAACCGATTCCCAGAAATTTGTCCTTTACTGAAATTGCTAGTTGTGGCACGGTTAAAGGTGAAAAGGGGGAGGCTTTTATCGTTCCCCATAGGTGGACTTTTCCCAATAGTGTTCAGGGACCAGCTTTAAATAATGCCAGTGAGCAAAAAAGACGCTTTTCTGGTTCTAGCTACGAATGTATCCGAAAAATTTTTGAGCCAGAAACGGCCGATTTGCTATTAGGACCCCTGGAGGATCAAATTAATGGTGAACGCTATCGTCATCTCGATACCCAATTCCATGAAGCGGGTCATGCTAGTGGGTTAGGATTTGACTTAAAACTCAAAAATAAACTGTTTCAAAACTATACCTATGCCGGAGTCGAGGAGTGGCGCTCAGATAGTTTAGGCTTTGAATTTGCCGACTGTGCTTTACCTGCCGAAGAAGCGGGAAAATTAGTCGCTGTTAATTTCTGCATTCGCTTTGGTTTGGATGCTCACCGTTTAGGGGGTTTAGAAAAAGATGTGGACGTCCACGCTAGTTTGATCAGTTTGGAATATCTCTTGCAGAATGATGCTATTTATCTCACAAAAAATGGTCAATTGGCCCTGCGTAATGTCAGTTATCCAGGCTTACTAAAAGCGGTGGAAATGCACCGAACAAAAGCTTTATCTCTAACGCGAAGGGAGTTGAATCTAAATAGTTTAACAGGTCTTTTTGCTCTGTATAAAGTGGATATTCATCCCGCAACCCAATTAATTTTTCAAGGACTAATTGTAGAGCGATGCCGCGGAATTTGGTCAGAGTTACAATAA
- a CDS encoding CARDB domain-containing protein — MASTTMVTTPKSSSQNTLDNQKKITENEQIPNSNTATSKIDDLLKTALGGKKLNLLSPKELSELLDKVNFLDAIGLDTEGKQIPNKGNNQKSSSTSTLTSSPTSTLTSGRTSTLTSSSASTVSLPDLVGSFGTINLPTTVDFGATGSAQVIVTNQGQALASGPSTVKLYISTDGEIDSNDALLTSVSTNLNLSAGQSVTLNLTYNNNTSVIAPGAYFLIAQVDANNQIAEQLETNNVTSKLVSGLNTNAVIDWNAIALNAVQAEGKAGRGVAPTVGSRLMALVSTAVYDTVNAFNTLYPSYAVNVNAPASTSLVAAAVGAAYRVLSTQLSGQSSLFSEQLSNSLAEIQDSATAESRGFNLGILVANQSITLRANDGSNNNTPFTPPPGDY, encoded by the coding sequence ATGGCATCAACCACTATGGTAACTACCCCTAAGTCATCGTCACAAAACACCCTTGATAATCAGAAGAAAATAACTGAGAACGAGCAAATACCAAATAGTAATACCGCCACCAGTAAGATTGATGACTTGTTAAAGACTGCTCTCGGTGGCAAAAAATTAAATCTTCTCTCCCCAAAAGAATTAAGTGAGCTTTTGGACAAAGTTAATTTTTTAGATGCAATTGGACTTGATACTGAGGGAAAACAGATACCAAACAAGGGCAATAACCAAAAGTCAAGTTCTACCTCAACTCTTACCTCAAGTCCTACCTCAACTCTTACCTCAGGTCGTACCTCAACTCTTACCTCAAGTTCTGCCTCAACTGTCTCACTACCAGATTTAGTGGGCAGTTTTGGCACGATTAATTTGCCAACTACGGTTGACTTCGGCGCGACTGGAAGTGCACAGGTAATTGTCACCAATCAAGGACAGGCGCTCGCCAGTGGTCCTAGTACTGTCAAACTGTACATTTCCACTGACGGTGAGATTGACAGTAACGATGCGTTGCTCACCAGTGTCAGCACAAACTTGAACCTAAGCGCCGGGCAGTCAGTCACCCTAAACTTAACGTATAACAACAATACTTCAGTCATCGCTCCGGGGGCTTACTTTCTCATCGCTCAAGTTGATGCCAATAACCAAATTGCCGAACAACTGGAAACCAATAATGTCACCAGTAAATTAGTATCGGGACTCAATACTAATGCCGTCATCGACTGGAATGCGATCGCCTTAAATGCAGTTCAAGCCGAGGGCAAAGCGGGGCGGGGAGTCGCACCGACCGTAGGTTCTCGCTTAATGGCTCTAGTTTCTACTGCCGTCTATGATACGGTCAATGCTTTCAACACTTTATATCCCTCCTACGCTGTAAATGTGAACGCACCAGCGAGTACCTCGTTGGTGGCGGCGGCAGTCGGTGCTGCTTATCGAGTTCTCTCCACTCAATTATCTGGACAAAGTAGCTTGTTCTCAGAGCAATTGTCTAATTCTCTGGCGGAGATTCAGGACAGTGCCACCGCTGAAAGCCGGGGGTTTAATTTGGGCATTCTAGTAGCCAATCAGAGCATCACTTTACGCGCTAATGATGGTTCCAACAACAATACACCTTTCACTCCGCCACCGGGAGACTACTAG
- a CDS encoding phospholipase effector Tle1 domain-containing protein codes for MAEQRSVLKFNGIDDHIDLSHGFLDIDQSITITFWAKGENNLATETTFLEAVNQENNRVLHITLPWGDPVKPAIFWDAGNEEGFDRIEKKVKLKDYSDWTHWAFVKNATTGRMLIYRNGIIWHRGNGHNRALTGIEKIILGASVNLSHYWQGCLAEVSVWNQARSQEEIQEAMYQSPLVDDLGLVTYLSLNGSAEDQTSYSNHGILYGTTWQLDSLPSKPTSIPKSKVQTSSKARRNVKRITMVNEIFNSLEAEEVVEQDAPAEHQEPSREENPESIIIAAEAALASNEIEEITKTAISAPDILTYSNQKKRLIICCDGSWEDSTSAYPTNVVKFAESIKYIAEDQTHQIVFLSGSGSAEDNEFIKSLGNETFGWGLDRMIQDAYRFLVLNYNPTSEDEIYLLGFSRGAYIVRCLASFIDKCGILKRSKIKEIPLAYQLYRDHTVSSDSAKAKQFRAANAKKIETEKEDFQDRIPVKMLGCWDTVGHFGIPDLTPWFPLAKFYHKKYEFSNTTLSPIIQNAFHAVAIDEKRKNFPSTPIKANPENPEQVVKEVLFVGEHTCLGGGKKEYQGLSDYPLQWMINQAKKLGLEFDSTTSEFEEFPIKLDPTIKFDNTVKGLSALGGEQWRYFNTKVVTVHHSVVKRLKAFSDYRPKSLEPFLQALLDGDQQTD; via the coding sequence ATGGCTGAACAACGCTCTGTACTAAAATTTAATGGCATCGATGATCATATTGATCTATCCCACGGATTTCTTGACATCGATCAGAGTATTACCATTACATTTTGGGCAAAAGGGGAAAATAATTTAGCTACAGAAACGACTTTTTTAGAAGCTGTTAATCAGGAGAATAACCGCGTTCTACATATTACCCTGCCTTGGGGTGATCCCGTGAAACCTGCAATTTTTTGGGATGCGGGAAATGAAGAAGGTTTCGATCGAATTGAAAAAAAAGTCAAGCTTAAAGATTATAGTGATTGGACTCACTGGGCCTTTGTTAAAAATGCGACCACAGGCCGAATGTTGATCTATCGCAATGGGATCATTTGGCATCGTGGCAACGGTCATAACCGTGCCTTAACGGGGATTGAAAAAATCATCTTGGGAGCCTCTGTTAATCTCTCCCATTATTGGCAAGGTTGTCTTGCAGAAGTTTCTGTTTGGAATCAAGCGCGTAGCCAAGAAGAAATCCAAGAAGCGATGTATCAATCTCCCTTAGTTGATGACCTTGGTTTAGTTACTTATTTATCACTCAATGGCAGTGCCGAGGATCAAACAAGTTATAGCAATCATGGTATTCTTTATGGGACAACCTGGCAACTAGATAGTCTTCCCTCTAAACCGACCTCGATCCCTAAATCAAAAGTTCAGACTAGCAGTAAAGCTAGAAGGAATGTGAAAAGGATAACAATGGTCAACGAAATTTTTAACTCCCTTGAAGCAGAAGAAGTGGTTGAACAGGATGCTCCAGCCGAACATCAAGAACCTTCCCGGGAAGAGAATCCAGAATCAATTATAATTGCCGCAGAAGCTGCTCTTGCCAGCAATGAAATTGAGGAGATTACTAAAACGGCAATTTCTGCACCAGATATCCTGACTTATTCAAACCAGAAAAAACGGTTAATTATTTGTTGTGATGGTTCTTGGGAAGACTCTACCAGTGCTTACCCCACCAATGTGGTTAAATTCGCCGAATCTATTAAGTATATTGCCGAGGATCAAACCCATCAAATCGTCTTTTTGTCAGGTTCTGGCAGCGCCGAAGATAACGAATTTATTAAAAGTTTAGGGAATGAAACTTTTGGCTGGGGCCTTGATCGGATGATTCAAGATGCCTATCGTTTTCTTGTCCTTAACTATAATCCCACAAGCGAGGATGAAATTTATTTGTTAGGTTTTAGTCGAGGAGCATATATCGTTCGTTGTTTGGCTAGTTTTATCGATAAATGTGGAATCCTAAAACGCTCTAAGATTAAAGAAATTCCCCTAGCTTATCAACTATATCGAGACCACACCGTTAGTTCCGATAGTGCCAAAGCTAAACAATTTCGTGCCGCTAATGCCAAAAAAATTGAGACAGAAAAGGAAGATTTTCAAGATCGTATTCCAGTCAAGATGTTAGGTTGTTGGGATACAGTTGGTCATTTTGGTATTCCTGATTTAACCCCTTGGTTTCCCCTAGCTAAGTTTTATCATAAAAAATATGAATTTAGTAACACAACATTAAGTCCGATTATCCAAAATGCTTTTCATGCTGTTGCCATTGATGAAAAACGTAAAAACTTCCCTTCCACTCCGATCAAAGCCAATCCCGAAAATCCTGAACAAGTTGTCAAAGAAGTTTTATTTGTCGGTGAACATACCTGTCTAGGTGGTGGCAAAAAAGAATATCAAGGACTTTCCGACTACCCCTTACAATGGATGATTAATCAAGCCAAAAAATTGGGATTAGAGTTTGATTCAACCACCTCTGAATTTGAGGAATTCCCAATTAAACTAGACCCGACCATCAAGTTCGATAATACTGTTAAAGGATTGTCGGCCTTGGGAGGTGAGCAATGGCGATATTTCAATACAAAAGTTGTCACTGTTCATCACAGTGTGGTAAAACGATTAAAGGCTTTTTCCGATTATCGTCCCAAAAGTCTTGAACCTTTTCTTCAAGCTTTACTTGACGGCGATCAACAGACAGATTAA
- a CDS encoding IS630 family transposase — protein sequence MSYSLDLRKKVIDYVENGGSITKAAALFNIGRATIYRWLGREKLEATKVKHRQRKLDWKALSKDVQENPEARLRDRAEKFGVRPSAICYALKKMKITRKKKELRYRERNREERMKYYRVLRELIKTYGSESLVFIDESGFEEFQACLYAWSKKGKKVLGDRQGKRGKRENLVAGRRKGKKDFIAPMVFTRSLNAEGFEGWLSLYLLPSLAITSVLIMDNAPIHRKTVIRQLVEEAGHQVVFLPKYSPDLNDIEHDFSALKRARMYAPVGTPLDEIIRTYCVA from the coding sequence ATGTCTTATAGCCTAGACTTGAGAAAAAAAGTAATCGATTATGTAGAGAATGGGGGAAGCATAACCAAAGCCGCCGCTCTATTTAATATAGGAAGAGCGACGATATATAGATGGCTAGGTAGGGAAAAACTGGAAGCAACAAAGGTAAAACACCGTCAGAGAAAGCTGGACTGGAAAGCACTGTCAAAAGATGTCCAAGAAAATCCCGAGGCAAGATTAAGAGACAGAGCCGAGAAGTTTGGAGTGAGACCAAGTGCCATTTGCTATGCCTTAAAAAAAATGAAAATTACCAGAAAAAAGAAGGAACTTCGTTATAGAGAAAGAAACCGAGAAGAAAGAATGAAATACTACAGAGTGCTGAGAGAATTGATTAAAACATATGGAAGTGAAAGCCTTGTATTCATTGATGAGTCAGGGTTTGAAGAATTTCAAGCCTGCCTTTATGCCTGGTCAAAAAAAGGTAAGAAAGTATTGGGAGATAGACAAGGAAAACGAGGAAAAAGAGAGAACCTTGTGGCCGGGAGAAGAAAGGGAAAAAAAGACTTTATTGCCCCGATGGTATTTACAAGAAGCCTGAATGCCGAAGGTTTTGAAGGGTGGTTATCTTTATATTTATTGCCCTCTCTAGCCATAACATCAGTATTAATTATGGATAATGCACCAATTCATCGGAAGACAGTGATTAGACAACTGGTAGAGGAAGCAGGTCATCAGGTAGTGTTTTTGCCAAAATACTCTCCTGATTTAAATGATATCGAACATGATTTTAGTGCATTAAAGAGGGCAAGAATGTATGCTCCTGTGGGGACACCCCTTGATGAAATTATTCGTACTTATTGTGTCGCCTAG